The following coding sequences lie in one Cannabis sativa cultivar Pink pepper isolate KNU-18-1 chromosome 5, ASM2916894v1, whole genome shotgun sequence genomic window:
- the LOC133038459 gene encoding pEARLI1-like lipid transfer protein 1 — MVSSTCHNGICPPPPPVGHHRHHLSPPNSGTICSLNHLKFGCCGNLISNFGDIIVGTPGSSPCCNLLLGLVDLEAAVCLCTALKANVLGIINLDVSIAVEKFLSICGKDMPSGFKCF; from the coding sequence ATGGTTAGCTCCACTTGCCATAATGGCATTtgcccaccaccaccacctgTGGGTCATCATAGACACCACCTATCACCTCCTAACTCTGGGACAATATGTTCATTGAACCACCTTAAATTTGGATGTTGTGGAAACTTGATAAGTAATTTTGGAGACATTATTGTTGGGACTCCAGGGAGCTCACCCTGTTGCAACCTTCTCCTAGGTCTAGTTGATCTAGAAGCTGCTGTATGTCTTTGCACTGCCCTTAAAGCTAATGTTTTGGGTATCATCAATCTTGATGTTTCAATTGCAGTAGAAAAGTTTCTTAGCATCTGTGGCAAGGACATGCCCTCTGGTTTTAAGtgtttttag
- the LOC133038460 gene encoding uncharacterized protein LOC133038460 — protein sequence MVWSLGRKEDKPQVNYLLNKYCNQQNFWSVSPKSNDSYLWKSLLEVKDVVLRGSMVVAGKGDSSDMWIQPWIQWLSYEEFRALMEGLNRRLITARTIADISCDGAWNRELVFQIFRGDLGQRIVEIPRILLNHHDQVVWRNHLNGIFTVKSVYCADQSFRFSPRSKIWTSIWKSDVHPWMAMFMWRVLNKVLPTRDKLHFSLDKECLLCGEGLKSCLYIFRECSAVKILWIMRDIPIFCTNIPGNNMKEYVENLLSIFPGSDRSSLINYMGCLFQNIWNARNDKLFKGSNTFFPLIHKKVSDLWNEVSNAEGAKDYVTSIPEGMQRTVGSVNIILMTDASWLEVDACGFSSCDGQFDYW from the coding sequence ATGGTTTGGTCTTTGGGTCGAAAGGAGGACAAGCCGCAGGTTAACTATTTGCTTAATAAATACTGTAATCAGCAAAACTTTTGGTCAGTCTCTCCAAAGAGTAATGACTCGTATCTTTGGAAAAGTTTGCTAGAAGTCAAAGATGTTGTGCTTCGGGGTTCTATGGTGGTGGCAGGCAAAGGCGATTCTAGTGATATGTGGATTCAACCATGGATTCAGTGGTTGAGTTATGAAGAGTTTCGGGCTCTAATGGAAGGTTTGAATAGACGTTTGATTACTGCAAGAACAATTGCTGATATCTCTTGTGATGGTGCTTGGAACAGAGAATTAGTCTTCCAAATCTTTAGGGGAGATCTGGGTCAGAGAATAGTGGAGATACCGAGAATTCTTCTAAACCACCATGATCAGGTTGTTTGGAGGAATCACTTAAATGGGATTTTTACAGTGAAGAGTGTGTACTGTGCAGATCAAAGCTTTAGATTCAGTCCAAGAAGCAAAATCTGGACTTCGATATGGAAATCGGATGTGCATCCTTGGATGGCTATGTTTATGTGGAGGGTACTCAATAAAGTCCTTCCTACTAGAGACAAATTACATTTTTCTCTTGATAAAGAGTGCCTTCTTTGTGGTGAAGGATTGAAAAGCTGCTTATATATTTTCAGGGAGTGTAGTGCGGTTAAGATTCTTTGGATTATGAGGGATATACCAATCTTTTGCACTAACATTCCAGGTAACAATATGAAAGAATATGTAGAGAATTTATTGTCCATTTTCCCTGGCAGTGACAGATCTTCTCTCATCAATTACATGGGatgtttatttcaaaatatttgGAATGCGAGGAATGATAAGCTGTTCAAGGGAAGTAATACTTTCTTTCCCCTTATTCATAAGAAAGTCTCTGATCTCTGGAATGAAGTCTCCAATGCTGAGGGGGCTAAGGATTATGTTACGTCGATTCCTGAAGGCATGCAGAGAACGGTGGGCTCTGTTAATATAATTTTGATGACAGATGCCTCTTGGTTAGAAGTAGATGCATGCGGGTTTAGCAGCTGTGATGGTCAATTTGACTACTGGTAG